The following coding sequences are from one Desulfosporosinus orientis DSM 765 window:
- a CDS encoding carbon storage regulator, whose translation MLVLGRKPGEYVIIDDNIMVKVVKSAEGDLRLAIDAPKQMKILRGEIYEQQKGKDGRIA comes from the coding sequence ATGCTGGTATTAGGAAGAAAGCCTGGAGAATATGTGATAATTGATGACAATATTATGGTCAAAGTGGTTAAAAGTGCTGAGGGCGATTTACGCTTGGCTATTGATGCACCTAAACAAATGAAAATTCTGCGTGGAGAAATTTACGAACAGCAGAAAGGGAAAGACGGGCGGATCGCCTGA
- a CDS encoding EAL domain-containing protein, with the protein MKLTQRVLDISTAISDNSIIKSINQGFILIIPLIIAGSAALVINNFPVIQYQDLMTSLFGTEWKTFGQSIWNLTFGLMGLALSVTISYSLALADSHMSNEKVNPIITSLVALISLLTILNTGSSGLHTSNAGVTGIFLSIIVTVISAELFIKLNRCMHKYYLSFMVAGDPLIPKVLLLITPFCLTLVTVSLFRLLLAYLGIDDINHLIINLTKNIFLSIENQFFASILFVFLNQVFWFFGVHGNNILYSVSQDLYMKAIDLNISALSTGAEPVHILTKPFLDVFVLIGGSGSTLCLLIAIFLAGKKNNSLKLAKIAFLTSIFNINEIIVFGLPVVLNPLFLIPYVLVPLVLTIIAYLTTFLGLVPVTIVPVDWTTPPLLGGWLATSSWRGVALQIFNILIGTSLYYPFVRLHELQKQRAIFNTYEQLVQTVLSEDYSSNKKILNRNDYIGNMANALCFDIQAALEKKEFFLEYQPQVDETGVVLGVEALLRWNHFLYGRVNPQVVVAIAEEAGIIKKLGKWVIEEACFQLAEWNKHGSVDIQMAINISPTQLNDKLVDILVNIFRTTKLNPKDIELEITETVAFGTNPETVNLLQEIKNLGVSIAMDDFGAGHASLYYMKHYNLDKIKIDGSITKDVIHNKSCQDIISSITYLAESMAITVIAEYVETLEQAEILKKLGCRQFQGYYFARPLSISQCVKAFNKSKNIRDANDLE; encoded by the coding sequence ATGAAGTTAACCCAACGGGTATTAGATATATCGACGGCTATTTCTGACAATAGTATTATTAAATCGATTAACCAAGGGTTTATACTGATAATACCATTAATTATTGCGGGGTCTGCAGCTTTAGTTATTAATAACTTTCCGGTTATTCAGTATCAAGATCTAATGACATCGTTGTTTGGAACTGAATGGAAAACGTTTGGCCAAAGTATCTGGAATTTGACCTTTGGATTGATGGGGCTGGCCCTTTCTGTCACAATATCCTATTCACTTGCTTTAGCTGATTCACATATGTCTAATGAGAAAGTCAATCCGATTATAACCTCCCTAGTTGCTCTTATCTCTTTGCTAACGATTCTTAACACAGGAAGCTCAGGATTACATACAAGCAATGCGGGGGTAACAGGTATTTTCTTATCTATTATAGTCACAGTTATTTCAGCAGAATTATTCATCAAACTAAACAGGTGTATGCATAAGTATTATCTGTCATTTATGGTGGCTGGGGATCCGCTAATACCTAAGGTCTTACTCTTAATTACTCCCTTTTGTTTAACCCTTGTCACAGTTTCATTATTTCGATTACTACTGGCTTATCTGGGTATTGACGATATTAACCACCTTATTATTAATTTAACTAAGAACATATTTTTAAGTATTGAAAATCAGTTTTTTGCTTCAATATTATTTGTTTTCTTGAATCAGGTCTTCTGGTTCTTTGGTGTCCATGGTAACAATATTTTATATTCTGTTTCACAAGATCTCTATATGAAAGCAATAGATCTAAATATCAGTGCCTTATCGACGGGAGCAGAACCAGTACATATACTAACCAAACCTTTTCTCGATGTGTTTGTTCTAATTGGAGGGTCAGGTTCAACATTATGCTTATTAATAGCGATTTTTCTGGCTGGAAAAAAGAACAACTCCTTAAAATTAGCCAAGATAGCTTTTCTAACCTCAATTTTTAATATTAACGAAATAATTGTTTTTGGACTGCCTGTTGTACTTAATCCCCTATTTTTGATCCCTTATGTACTTGTTCCCCTTGTTCTAACCATTATCGCTTATCTAACAACATTTTTAGGCTTAGTACCGGTAACGATTGTCCCAGTTGACTGGACGACACCGCCCCTTCTGGGCGGGTGGCTTGCAACCTCTTCATGGAGGGGCGTGGCTTTGCAGATTTTTAACATTTTAATTGGTACGAGTTTGTACTATCCCTTTGTCAGGCTCCATGAGCTTCAAAAACAAAGGGCAATTTTTAATACCTATGAGCAATTAGTGCAAACAGTTCTCAGTGAAGATTATAGTTCAAATAAGAAAATTTTAAATAGAAATGATTATATTGGAAATATGGCAAATGCCCTATGTTTTGATATTCAAGCAGCTCTTGAAAAGAAAGAGTTTTTTCTTGAGTATCAGCCTCAGGTTGATGAGACGGGTGTAGTTCTTGGGGTGGAGGCTTTACTTCGCTGGAATCATTTTTTGTACGGAAGGGTGAATCCCCAGGTAGTTGTTGCGATTGCCGAAGAGGCTGGAATTATTAAGAAACTAGGTAAGTGGGTTATTGAAGAGGCATGTTTTCAACTGGCAGAGTGGAATAAGCATGGCAGCGTTGACATTCAAATGGCCATTAATATTTCGCCAACTCAATTAAATGATAAACTGGTAGATATCCTTGTAAATATCTTTAGAACAACTAAACTTAACCCCAAAGATATCGAATTAGAAATCACTGAAACTGTTGCCTTTGGAACTAACCCTGAAACCGTAAATTTATTACAGGAAATTAAAAATTTAGGGGTGAGTATAGCTATGGATGATTTTGGAGCGGGTCACGCTTCCCTTTATTATATGAAGCATTATAACTTGGATAAGATCAAAATCGATGGTTCGATTACCAAGGATGTTATTCACAATAAAAGCTGCCAGGATATTATTTCATCCATCACCTACTTGGCGGAATCAATGGCAATCACGGTTATTGCCGAATACGTAGAGACATTGGAGCAAGCGGAGATTTTGAAAAAACTTGGCTGCCGGCAATTTCAAGGTTATTATTTCGCTAGACCTCTTAGCATATCTCAATGTGTAAAGGCTTTTAATAAATCAAAAAACATAAGAGATGCCAATGACCTAGAGTGA
- the selD gene encoding selenide, water dikinase SelD — translation MMSLLSNCTSGGCGAKIGPGELSKVLAGMPVFSDHNLLVGFDASDDAAVYQIAENTAIVSTVDFFSPMVDDARSFGRIAAANALSDVYSMGGTPLFALNLVCYPERMEIDALGEILLGGAEKIQEAGALLCGGHSIYDKEPKYGLAVTGRLDPKQIWRNNTPVPGDQLILTKPLGIGIVMAALRGEVADEEAVQAAISSMQRLNKYAAEKMHSFPISACTDITGFGLLAHAREMAGEAASLVIYSSELPYIPQARTYAGDFLITAAAQRNRNHMGGFVDLGETPFALQELMFDPQTSGGLFLSVPKACAQELLSAIQEVESQAKIVGEVLPPQNSSILVR, via the coding sequence ATGATGAGTTTATTGTCAAACTGTACGTCCGGTGGCTGCGGGGCCAAGATAGGCCCGGGGGAGTTATCCAAAGTGTTGGCCGGCATGCCGGTTTTTAGCGATCATAATCTGTTGGTTGGCTTTGATGCTTCAGACGATGCTGCCGTTTATCAAATTGCTGAAAACACTGCCATTGTGTCTACAGTGGATTTCTTTTCACCCATGGTGGATGATGCCCGCTCCTTTGGCCGTATCGCTGCAGCTAATGCTTTAAGTGATGTGTACTCTATGGGCGGGACACCGCTTTTTGCCCTGAATCTCGTTTGTTATCCCGAAAGAATGGAGATAGACGCTTTAGGAGAAATATTACTAGGCGGCGCGGAAAAGATTCAAGAGGCGGGAGCGTTGCTTTGTGGAGGCCATTCCATTTACGATAAAGAACCCAAGTATGGGTTGGCGGTTACAGGGCGTCTTGATCCGAAACAAATCTGGCGCAATAACACACCGGTTCCCGGGGATCAGCTGATTCTCACAAAACCCCTGGGCATAGGTATTGTTATGGCTGCCCTGCGTGGAGAAGTAGCAGATGAAGAAGCCGTTCAAGCGGCCATTTCCTCCATGCAAAGGCTTAATAAATACGCAGCGGAGAAAATGCATAGTTTTCCCATCAGTGCCTGCACAGATATCACAGGGTTCGGACTCTTAGCCCACGCCAGGGAAATGGCAGGGGAAGCCGCATCCTTGGTAATCTATAGCTCAGAGCTGCCCTATATCCCTCAAGCTCGTACTTATGCCGGGGATTTCCTGATTACTGCAGCTGCCCAGCGCAATCGCAATCATATGGGAGGTTTCGTGGATCTCGGCGAAACACCCTTTGCCCTGCAGGAGTTAATGTTCGATCCCCAGACTTCGGGAGGGCTGTTTCTCAGTGTTCCGAAAGCCTGTGCTCAGGAGCTGTTAAGCGCCATTCAGGAAGTGGAGTCGCAGGCTAAAATTGTGGGAGAAGTGCTCCCACCTCAAAATTCATCAATTTTAGTACGCTAA
- the yedF gene encoding sulfurtransferase-like selenium metabolism protein YedF: protein MNTIDCIGQVCPIPVIRAKKALEGLGEEGGVVTVLVDNDIARQNLEKMATGLGYQSEYEQKENGTVLVTIVAGEGCTVESCGTDGDSGLVVAIGRNTMGEGSQELGQILIKGFIFALRELVPPPTHVVFFNSGAYLTSSDSNCLEDLRALEAAGTVILTCGTCTNYFEITEKLGVGEIANMYGIVTTMSGAKRLINI from the coding sequence ATGAATACCATTGATTGTATTGGTCAGGTTTGTCCTATACCCGTCATACGAGCCAAAAAAGCCCTGGAGGGTTTGGGTGAAGAGGGAGGCGTGGTCACTGTTTTAGTGGATAACGATATTGCCCGCCAAAATCTTGAAAAGATGGCTACGGGTCTGGGTTACCAAAGCGAATATGAACAGAAAGAAAACGGCACTGTTCTGGTTACCATCGTTGCTGGGGAAGGCTGTACTGTGGAAAGCTGTGGGACAGATGGAGATTCGGGACTCGTCGTTGCCATCGGCCGGAATACTATGGGGGAAGGCAGCCAAGAGTTGGGGCAAATATTGATAAAAGGCTTTATTTTTGCCCTGAGGGAGCTTGTGCCGCCGCCAACCCATGTAGTGTTTTTTAATTCGGGAGCATACCTTACGAGCAGTGATTCGAACTGTCTGGAGGACTTGCGTGCCTTGGAAGCGGCAGGAACAGTTATTCTGACCTGCGGAACCTGCACCAATTATTTCGAAATTACGGAGAAGCTAGGGGTGGGCGAGATCGCCAATATGTATGGCATCGTTACCACTATGTCGGGGGCAAAACGGCTCATCAATATCTAG
- a CDS encoding DUF3343 domain-containing protein, whose protein sequence is MSYILTFANTHAAIFAEKALLQAGYQVGVMPLPSGIKAGCGIALRVADHIGAKALLEENNIMVAAVYQALTNSQDTVYREVE, encoded by the coding sequence GTGTCGTATATTCTTACGTTTGCTAATACCCACGCGGCTATTTTTGCCGAGAAAGCTCTTTTACAGGCGGGGTATCAGGTTGGGGTGATGCCGCTGCCCTCCGGCATTAAAGCCGGGTGCGGCATTGCCCTGCGGGTAGCCGATCATATTGGGGCAAAAGCTCTTTTGGAAGAGAATAACATCATGGTGGCGGCGGTCTATCAAGCATTAACCAATTCTCAGGACACCGTGTACCGTGAGGTTGAATAG
- a CDS encoding aminotransferase class V-fold PLP-dependent enzyme yields MIYLDNAATTLQKPPCVKEAVLRAMDTFGNASRGAHAPALDALRMLMEARITLASLFGVDDPMRVVFTPNATVALNIAISGIEGHIVTTAAEHNSVLRPTYRRNNYTIVPFDNLGRVSTKAISSAIRQDTGAVVLTHASNVTGNVFDIQSVGELCAARGIHFIVDASQSAGLLPVTMKNISALCFTGHKSLLGPQGTGGLCLGPNYMPESLYVGGSGHHSFDSKHPQQLPDALEAGTQNAHGIAGLLAGVQYIQSTGLNAIHHQADTLARRFAHALSAIPGITLYGDLTAPLRVPIVSLNVKGYDSAQVASLLFEKYGIAVRAGAHCAPLVHEGLKLSGSVRFSFSHFNTAEETELAVHALSVLASKSE; encoded by the coding sequence ATGATTTATCTGGATAACGCCGCTACAACCCTTCAGAAACCTCCTTGTGTCAAGGAAGCGGTATTGCGGGCTATGGATACATTTGGCAACGCCTCCCGGGGAGCACACGCACCGGCGCTTGATGCTCTCCGTATGTTAATGGAAGCAAGAATAACTTTGGCTTCCCTTTTTGGGGTTGATGATCCTATGCGTGTCGTATTCACTCCCAACGCCACAGTCGCTTTAAACATCGCTATTTCCGGAATCGAAGGACATATCGTCACAACCGCCGCGGAGCACAATTCCGTACTTCGGCCCACTTACAGGCGGAATAATTATACTATTGTCCCCTTTGACAATTTGGGACGAGTATCAACAAAAGCCATCTCCTCCGCCATTCGGCAGGATACCGGGGCCGTCGTCCTTACCCATGCTTCCAATGTCACAGGCAACGTATTTGATATCCAGTCCGTCGGCGAACTCTGTGCAGCCCGGGGCATTCACTTTATTGTCGATGCCTCACAAAGCGCCGGACTTTTGCCTGTCACTATGAAAAATATATCTGCCCTCTGCTTTACGGGGCATAAATCACTCCTAGGACCCCAAGGCACCGGCGGACTCTGTCTAGGCCCCAACTACATGCCCGAATCGTTATATGTCGGCGGAAGCGGTCATCACTCCTTCGACTCCAAACATCCTCAGCAATTGCCGGATGCCTTGGAAGCCGGTACCCAAAATGCTCACGGAATTGCGGGATTGTTGGCCGGCGTACAGTATATACAATCCACAGGACTGAATGCCATCCACCACCAAGCGGATACCTTAGCGCGCCGATTTGCCCATGCCCTGTCAGCCATTCCCGGCATTACCCTCTATGGCGACCTGACGGCGCCTCTTCGTGTCCCCATCGTTTCACTCAATGTCAAAGGCTATGATTCTGCTCAAGTCGCGAGTCTGCTTTTTGAGAAATACGGCATCGCTGTGCGGGCGGGGGCCCATTGTGCACCCTTGGTCCATGAAGGACTCAAACTATCCGGTTCGGTCCGGTTTTCTTTTTCCCATTTCAACACAGCAGAAGAGACAGAATTGGCTGTCCATGCTCTTTCCGTTTTGGCAAGCAAATCTGAATAA
- a CDS encoding flagellin, producing the protein MRINSNIAALNTLNQLTKNEKNTNNSLAKLSSGLRINSAADDAAGLAISEKMKGQIRGLDQASSNSEDGISMVQTAEGALSETESILQRMRELAVQSSSDTNTDDDRENIQDELSQLVDEIDRISQTTQFNTKNLLDGSMSGVVASDSANILTNTALASGTTDATLLTGLTDDNGDSLGIAEGDTIKVSWTVDGELYTDSLTVGATDDLSTLMGLVTSGTAAVDDGSVDADAQGDITMTAGGTGYANAIGAINFEVSNADGEVNSEASAALSAFTETTAAEEAKTADGRAVLQIGANSGQIMKVSISDMGAEALGIANLDVSTQEGASIAVSVIDEATSKVSSQRSYLGAVQNRLDHTINNLDTASENLSSAQSQIADVDMAAEMMEYTKNNVLSQAATAMLAQANQQPQNVLSLLK; encoded by the coding sequence ATGAGAATCAATAGTAATATTGCAGCGCTTAACACCTTAAATCAACTTACCAAAAACGAGAAAAACACTAATAATTCCTTGGCAAAGCTGTCATCAGGTTTACGCATCAACAGTGCTGCTGATGATGCAGCAGGGTTAGCTATCAGTGAAAAAATGAAAGGCCAGATTCGTGGTCTGGATCAGGCCAGCAGCAACTCAGAAGATGGAATTTCTATGGTTCAGACAGCAGAGGGTGCTTTGTCGGAGACGGAAAGCATCCTGCAGAGAATGAGGGAACTGGCGGTTCAATCCTCGTCAGATACTAATACCGATGATGACAGGGAGAATATCCAAGATGAATTGTCCCAGCTGGTGGATGAAATAGATCGCATCAGCCAAACCACTCAGTTCAACACCAAGAATTTGCTGGATGGCTCCATGAGTGGAGTAGTTGCCAGTGATTCGGCCAATATTCTGACCAACACTGCACTGGCATCAGGAACAACAGATGCCACTTTGCTTACAGGATTAACGGATGATAACGGAGATAGTTTGGGTATCGCGGAGGGGGATACGATTAAGGTATCTTGGACAGTGGATGGAGAATTATATACCGATTCGTTGACTGTTGGAGCGACAGATGATCTTTCTACTCTTATGGGTTTAGTCACCAGCGGCACAGCGGCGGTTGATGATGGTTCTGTTGATGCAGATGCTCAAGGAGATATCACCATGACCGCCGGCGGTACGGGTTATGCCAATGCCATTGGAGCCATAAACTTTGAAGTAAGCAATGCCGATGGGGAAGTTAACTCAGAAGCATCCGCAGCCCTTTCTGCCTTTACTGAAACCACGGCGGCCGAGGAGGCAAAAACTGCAGATGGCCGGGCGGTTCTTCAAATAGGAGCCAATTCAGGGCAAATCATGAAGGTCAGTATATCGGATATGGGAGCCGAGGCTCTGGGTATTGCGAATCTGGATGTATCCACTCAAGAAGGTGCCAGTATTGCTGTTTCGGTCATTGATGAGGCTACGTCCAAAGTGTCTTCCCAACGGTCATATCTGGGGGCAGTTCAGAATCGTCTTGATCACACCATCAATAACCTGGATACAGCATCGGAGAACTTGAGTTCAGCTCAATCTCAAATCGCCGATGTGGATATGGCTGCTGAGATGATGGAATATACCAAGAACAATGTTCTGTCTCAGGCAGCTACGGCAATGCTTGCCCAAGCTAACCAACAGCCACAAAATGTTTTATCCCTCCTTAAATAA
- a CDS encoding PadR family transcriptional regulator: MDNSSPLTEALFYILLAVRTPNHGYGIIQDISEMTGGRVVLGPGTLYGAINSMLTKGWIRLYSEDKESRKKKEYLLTKIGREIFENEVKRLKELIENAKKLDGEKEMKKC; the protein is encoded by the coding sequence TTGGATAATAGTTCGCCTTTAACTGAAGCGTTATTCTATATATTGTTAGCGGTACGAACACCGAACCACGGATATGGAATAATTCAAGATATCAGTGAAATGACAGGCGGCAGGGTAGTATTAGGTCCGGGAACTTTGTATGGTGCAATTAACTCTATGCTTACAAAAGGTTGGATACGTTTATACAGTGAGGATAAAGAATCCAGAAAGAAAAAAGAATATCTGCTCACAAAAATTGGCAGGGAAATATTTGAGAATGAAGTTAAACGGTTAAAGGAACTAATAGAGAATGCCAAAAAGCTGGATGGAGAAAAGGAGATGAAAAAATGTTAA
- a CDS encoding DUF2812 domain-containing protein, protein MLKFKLYYDKDAEEAWLREMSLNGWALKKFFLGFYTFEPCEPGEYNYQIDLLDNWSGNKSDYASFMEDLGVEVIEQWWRWVYLRKKAADGPFEMYTDAESKINLYSKIRNFFKIVLVIEVICFFMEFTATIRTGNVIFGIFTVLLGAISLAILNVVWKCKWKIEQFKYEKS, encoded by the coding sequence ATGTTAAAGTTCAAGCTCTATTATGATAAAGATGCGGAAGAAGCTTGGCTGCGGGAAATGTCTTTAAATGGATGGGCTTTAAAAAAATTCTTTCTGGGGTTCTATACTTTTGAGCCCTGTGAACCTGGGGAATATAATTATCAGATAGATTTGCTTGATAATTGGAGCGGGAATAAATCGGATTATGCATCTTTTATGGAGGACCTGGGAGTAGAAGTTATAGAACAATGGTGGAGATGGGTATATCTGAGGAAAAAAGCAGCAGATGGCCCCTTCGAAATGTACACAGATGCAGAATCTAAAATTAATTTATATAGTAAAATAAGAAACTTTTTTAAAATAGTTTTAGTTATTGAGGTCATTTGTTTCTTTATGGAATTCACAGCTACAATCCGCACCGGGAATGTCATATTCGGGATTTTTACAGTTTTACTAGGGGCCATATCTTTAGCAATATTAAATGTAGTTTGGAAATGCAAATGGAAAATTGAACAATTTAAATATGAAAAAAGTTAA
- a CDS encoding GTP pyrophosphokinase: MTNQNSADIIAKFDQVYPVYSDFTKVIENLLKGILQLKGISIHSITSRVKSRESLKRKVNREDDKYTKLEAITDLAGIRIITYFADQVDLIASFVEEEFEVDRSNSVDKRELIDPEKFGYLSLHYVVKLPSFRLQLIEYQRFKDCKVEIQIRSILQHTWAEIEHDLGYKNKHAVPREIRRSFSRLAGLLELADEEFIKIRSNLATYEAEVEAQIEKTPTMVLINQASLKSYVLKSQHICRLDQKISHIVNADLELKDRFFGYLTTVFSYLGVKTIGELDEIVQDIGDDLLNFPQNGFKNKQGEKINWGTSLFYLAYAIVGRSGSPKQVADYLEHFKIEAPESRQELIQQIIAAYSSK; encoded by the coding sequence ATGACCAATCAAAACTCAGCTGACATCATTGCTAAATTTGATCAAGTATATCCCGTATATTCCGACTTTACAAAGGTTATCGAAAACTTGTTAAAAGGAATACTTCAGCTTAAGGGCATCAGCATTCACTCAATCACTTCCCGGGTAAAAAGCCGAGAAAGTTTAAAGAGAAAGGTAAACCGTGAAGATGACAAATACACTAAACTAGAAGCCATCACCGATTTAGCCGGAATTCGAATTATCACCTATTTTGCTGACCAAGTGGATCTTATCGCCAGTTTTGTAGAGGAGGAATTTGAAGTGGATCGCTCAAATTCAGTGGATAAGCGTGAATTGATTGACCCCGAGAAATTTGGCTATCTATCCCTTCATTATGTCGTTAAACTTCCTTCCTTTAGACTTCAACTTATAGAGTACCAACGCTTTAAAGATTGCAAAGTGGAAATTCAAATTCGCTCCATCCTTCAACATACCTGGGCTGAAATTGAACATGACTTAGGTTATAAAAATAAACACGCCGTTCCCCGGGAGATCCGGAGAAGCTTCTCTCGACTGGCTGGATTACTGGAATTAGCTGATGAGGAATTTATCAAGATTCGTTCCAACCTAGCTACCTACGAGGCCGAAGTTGAAGCTCAGATCGAAAAGACCCCTACTATGGTACTAATCAATCAGGCATCCCTAAAATCTTACGTTTTAAAGTCCCAACATATCTGCAGACTCGATCAGAAGATTAGTCATATCGTCAACGCTGATCTGGAGTTAAAGGACCGTTTTTTTGGCTATCTCACCACAGTCTTTAGTTACCTGGGTGTGAAAACCATTGGAGAACTCGATGAAATCGTTCAAGACATCGGTGATGATCTTTTAAATTTCCCTCAAAATGGATTCAAAAACAAACAGGGAGAGAAAATCAATTGGGGTACCTCTTTATTCTACTTAGCTTATGCAATCGTCGGACGAAGCGGTTCTCCTAAGCAAGTAGCTGATTATCTTGAACACTTCAAAATCGAAGCTCCTGAAAGCCGGCAAGAGCTTATCCAACAAATTATTGCAGCCTATTCTTCAAAGTAA
- the fliS gene encoding flagellar export chaperone FliS gives MIAKQYKEAYLESIVFTASPEKLTLMLYSHLVMLIRQAQAGLEEKDFIKSHNNIVKAKKLIINFENTLDRNYKIADDLLAVYEYLYKRLTEANLKKDWHILEEILSHALVLRDTWAEAVKIIKEQNKQ, from the coding sequence ATGATAGCCAAGCAGTATAAAGAAGCCTACCTGGAAAGTATCGTTTTTACCGCAAGTCCTGAGAAGTTGACCCTAATGTTGTATTCGCACTTAGTAATGCTAATCAGGCAAGCGCAGGCTGGCCTAGAAGAAAAGGACTTCATAAAGTCCCATAATAACATCGTTAAGGCCAAGAAACTGATTATTAACTTTGAAAACACTCTGGACCGGAATTACAAAATCGCTGACGATTTGCTGGCTGTCTACGAATACTTGTATAAGCGGCTGACAGAAGCTAATCTGAAAAAGGATTGGCACATCCTTGAAGAGATTCTCAGCCATGCCCTAGTATTAAGAGATACTTGGGCAGAGGCCGTAAAAATTATTAAAGAGCAAAATAAACAATAG
- a CDS encoding methyltransferase domain-containing protein, whose translation MIGSDGKGLNFPDASFDLVLSSYVLHGLSSELRQSIYAEAGRLSRSQILFCDYNQKRWLLTDFIEWAEDGDYFGFIRQGEREMRNYFAEVHRVDVGPQSALYHCIVQ comes from the coding sequence ATTATTGGCAGCGATGGCAAGGGATTAAATTTTCCGGATGCAAGTTTTGACTTAGTTCTCTCGTCTTATGTTCTGCATGGGCTGAGTTCTGAATTACGTCAGAGTATATATGCTGAGGCTGGCAGGCTTTCCCGCAGCCAGATCCTTTTTTGTGACTATAACCAAAAGCGCTGGTTATTGACAGATTTTATCGAATGGGCTGAAGACGGAGATTACTTCGGATTTATACGCCAAGGGGAAAGGGAAATGAGAAATTATTTTGCTGAAGTTCATAGGGTAGATGTTGGCCCCCAGAGTGCGCTTTATCATTGTATAGTACAATGA